The Solea senegalensis isolate Sse05_10M linkage group LG4, IFAPA_SoseM_1, whole genome shotgun sequence genome includes a region encoding these proteins:
- the LOC122768076 gene encoding green-sensitive opsin-like: MGWDGGYEANGTEGKNFYIPMSNKSGIVRSPFEYTQYYLADPIMYKLLACYMFFLICTGTPINGLTLLVTAQNKKLRQPLNYILVNLAVAGLIMCCFGFTITITSAVNGYFVLGATACAVEGFMATLGGEVALWSLVVLAVERYIVVCKPMGSFRFTGAHAAAGVVFTWIMAFSCAAPPLFGWSRYLPEGMQCSCGPDYYTLAPGYNNESYVIYMFVVHFFIPVFLIFFTYGSLVLTVKAAAAQQQESASTQKAEKEVTRMCVLMVIGFLVAWTPYATFAGWIFLNKGASFSAMTAAIPAFFAKSSALYNPVIYVLFNKQFRNCMLGAIGMGGMVEDETSVSTSKTEVSSVS; this comes from the exons ATGGGTTGGGACGGAGGATACGAGGCCAATGGCACCGAGGGCAAGAACTTCTACATCCCCATGTCCAACAAGAGTGGGATTGTTAGAAGTCCTTTTGAATATACTCAGTATTATCTAGCAGACCCCATCATGTACAAATTACTAGCGTGCTACATGTTTTTCCTGATCTGCACTGGAACCCCCATCAACGGTCTGACATTGCTGGTAACGGCTCAGAACAAGAAACTCCGCCAACCTCTCAACTACATCCTGGTCAACCTGGCTGTGGCTGGACTCATCATGTGCTGCTTCGGattcaccatcaccatcacctctGCTGTAAATGGCTACTTTGTTCTCGGAGCCACTGCCTGCGCTGTTGAGGGATTCATGGCCACACTCGGAG GTGAAGTTgctctctggtctctggtcgTCCTGGCTGTGGAGAGATACATTGTCGTCTGCAAACCTATGGGAAGCTTCAGGTTCACTGGTGCTCACGCAGCAGCTGGAGTCGTTTTCACCTGGATCATGGCTTTCTCATGCGCCGCTCCTCCACTCTTTGGCTGGtccag ATACCTCCCCGAGGGCATGCAGTGCTCCTGTGGACCTGACTACTACACTCTGGCTCCAGGCTACAACAACGAGTCATATGTCATCTACATGTTTGTTGTCCACTTCTTCATTCCCGTCTTCCTCATTTTCTTCACCTATGGAAGCCTTGTGTTGACCGTCAAAGCT GCAGCCGCTCAGCAGCAGGAGTCAGCATCCACTCAGAAGGCTGAGAAGGAAGTGACACGCATGTGCGTCCTGATGGTCATTGGCTTCCTGGTCGCTTGGACACCATATGCCACGTTCGCCGGCTGGATCTTCTTGAACAAGGGAGCATCCTTCTCTGCGATGACAGCGGCCATCCCTGCCTTCTTTGCAAAGAGCTCAGCTCTGTACAACCCTGTGATCTATGTGCTGTTCAACAAACAG TTCCGTAACTGCATGCTGGGCGCTATTGGAATGGGCGGCATGGTGGAGGATGAGACCTCTGTTTCTACCAGCAAGACAGAGGTGTCCTCTGTGTCTTAA
- the synprb gene encoding synaptoporin b: MCMVIFAPIFAICAFATCGGYHGHLQVKVDCADRRQSNLSINIDFNYPFRLQQVHFKATLCETKREEVLFLDGDSSLAAQFFVTVGVFAFLYSLLATVVYVFYQNKYLKNNRGPLVDFIVTVIFSFMWLISSCCWAKALSDIKTATNPTQLLLLISACRAQENTCTATEEPLWSRLNTSVVFGFVNVVLWFGNIWFVFKETGWYKTGQRYPTRTASGKRSSEMRQRLYSESSFDQPEESFGPHYSRQESFSQSKGDYGQHLPRQASLNQPQVSFSLPQTYLGKPVTHDRENRVASQGPMIFVNEM; encoded by the exons atgtgtatggTTATATTTGCTCCG atTTTTGCCATCTGTGCTTTTGCGACATGTGGAGGATACCATGGTCATCTCCAGGTTAAAGTTGACTGTGCAGACAGGAGGCAGAGTAACCTCAGCATCAACATTGATTTTAATTATCCTTTCCG aTTACAGCAGGTGCATTTCAAAGCGACCTTGTGCGAGACGAAAAGAGAGGAGGTTCTCTTCCTGGATGGAGACTCTTCTTTGGCTGCTCAGTTTTTCGTGACTGTGGGTGTCTTTGCCTTCCTGTACTCGCTGCTAGCAACCGTCGTCTATGTGTTCTACCAGAACAAGTACCTGAAGAACAACAGAGGTCCACTTGTG GATTTTATCGTGACCGTCATCTTCTCCTTCATGTGGCtcatcagcagctgctgttggGCCAAAGCTCTCTCTGATATCAAGACAGCCACAAACCCAACGCAGCTGCTTCTGCTCATCTCAGCCTgcagagctcaggaaaacacaTGCACGGCTACCGAGGAGCCTCTTTGGTCACGTCTTAATACGTCTGTG GTGTTTGGTTTTGTCAACGTCGTCCTCTGGTTCGGAAACATCTGGTTTGTCTTCAAAGAGACAGGCTGGTACAAGACAGGTCAGAGATACCCGACCAGGACGGCGTCTGGGAAACGCTCCAGTGAGATGCGGCAGCGGCTCTACAGCGAGAGCAGCTTTGACCAGCCGGAGGAGAGCTTTGGTCCACACTACTCCAGACAAGAGAGTTTCAGTCAGTCAAAGGGGGATTACGGTCAGCACCTCCCCAGGCAAGCGAGTCTCAACCAACCACAAGTAAGCTTCAGCTTACCACAGACATATCTTGGCAAACCTGTAACTCATGACAGGGAGAATAGAGTGGCTTCTCAAGGGCCAATGATATTTGTCAATGAGATGTGA